The following proteins come from a genomic window of Planctomycetota bacterium:
- a CDS encoding insulinase family protein, giving the protein MTTRTQAPTIHQHRFANGLTLVVEPIASVASAAMTLLTPAGITTEPADRQGVGAILSEMIFRGAGELDARQHSDALDQLGVHRSGEVLTHHMRLGATMMGDRIDAALPLLLDMIRRPRLDETTFEPSRQLAITAIDSLEDNPQHKVMIELKRQHVGDPMGRSTMGLLEHLENLTHAQVVSHYKQRCVADGAIIGLAGNVEFEKVRDQIGELLGDWSGSAKLATPNAPPPHTYHHIEADTTQQHIGLAYDTVGELDPMSMTQRVAVAVLSGGMSGRLFTEVREVRGLCYSVYASYGAQRERGVVYAYAGTTTQRAAETLSVLRGELIRLADGVERDEFDRAIVGLKARLVMQGESTSARASAIAGDQFLRGRPRTLDDVAAEIDAVTLDKVNDFVAAHRAGDFTTLNIGPDKLDV; this is encoded by the coding sequence GTGACGACACGCACGCAGGCCCCCACGATTCATCAACACCGCTTCGCCAACGGGCTGACGCTCGTCGTCGAGCCGATCGCATCGGTGGCCAGTGCGGCGATGACGCTCCTGACGCCGGCGGGCATCACGACCGAACCGGCCGATCGCCAGGGCGTCGGCGCGATTCTCAGCGAGATGATCTTTCGCGGGGCCGGCGAACTGGACGCCCGGCAGCACTCCGATGCACTGGACCAGCTCGGCGTGCATCGCTCGGGCGAAGTGCTCACGCATCACATGCGGCTCGGCGCGACCATGATGGGCGATCGCATCGACGCCGCCCTGCCGCTGCTGCTGGACATGATTCGTCGGCCGCGGCTCGACGAGACGACCTTCGAGCCGTCGCGCCAGCTTGCGATCACCGCGATCGACTCGCTCGAAGACAATCCGCAGCACAAGGTGATGATCGAACTGAAGCGCCAGCACGTGGGCGATCCGATGGGCCGATCGACGATGGGGCTGCTCGAACACCTCGAAAACCTCACGCACGCACAGGTCGTTTCGCATTACAAGCAGCGGTGCGTCGCCGACGGCGCGATCATCGGACTGGCCGGCAACGTCGAGTTCGAGAAGGTGCGCGATCAGATCGGCGAGCTGCTGGGCGATTGGAGCGGGTCGGCGAAGCTGGCGACGCCCAATGCGCCCCCGCCGCATACATATCACCATATCGAAGCCGACACGACGCAGCAGCACATCGGGCTCGCGTATGACACGGTCGGCGAGCTGGACCCGATGTCGATGACGCAGCGCGTGGCGGTGGCGGTGCTCAGCGGGGGCATGAGCGGGCGGCTGTTCACCGAAGTGCGCGAAGTGCGCGGGCTCTGCTATTCCGTGTACGCCAGCTACGGCGCCCAGCGCGAGCGCGGCGTCGTGTACGCCTATGCCGGGACCACCACGCAGCGCGCCGCCGAAACGCTCAGCGTCCTGCGCGGCGAGCTGATCCGACTCGCCGACGGCGTCGAGCGGGATGAATTCGACCGCGCGATCGTCGGCCTCAAGGCCCGGCTCGTCATGCAGGGCGAATCCACCAGCGCCCGCGCCTCCGCCATCGCCGGCGATCAGTTCCTGCGCGGCCGGCCGCGCACCCTCGACGACGTCGCCGCCGAAATCGACGCGGTCACCCTCGACAAGGTCAACGACTTCGTCGCCGCCCATCGCGCGGGCGACTTTACGACATTGAACATCGGACCGGATAAGCTCGATGTGTAA
- a CDS encoding tetratricopeptide repeat protein: protein MGLTIGRIVVIALVLGGAYLAYTKFGGKAELEQATTQNPYDVADRYMTGGLFDKALPAYEQALAASPNDPRSVDAQFSIARCLDQLKRDKEALEAYRAFAAKYPNNEHAKLAKDRVIKYENLGVR, encoded by the coding sequence ATGGGTCTGACAATCGGTCGCATCGTGGTGATCGCGCTGGTGCTCGGCGGGGCGTATCTGGCCTACACGAAATTCGGCGGCAAGGCGGAGCTGGAGCAGGCGACGACGCAGAATCCGTACGACGTGGCGGACCGGTACATGACCGGCGGGCTTTTCGACAAGGCCCTGCCGGCGTATGAGCAGGCGCTGGCGGCTTCGCCGAACGATCCGCGCTCGGTCGATGCGCAGTTCAGCATCGCGCGCTGTCTCGATCAGCTTAAGCGCGACAAGGAGGCGCTGGAGGCCTATCGGGCCTTCGCCGCCAAATATCCGAACAACGAACACGCCAAGCTCGCCAAGGATCGTGTCATCAAATACGAGAACCTCGGCGTCCGGTAA
- a CDS encoding HDOD domain-containing protein has product MNQQLLDKVLNCPRLPSLPAIAMEVIELCRNDDINIKQIAKTISNDPALSTKILKTVNSSYYGLSQPVSTISHALVILGLNAVKTLALSFSLVSTVKQSGGGEFDPNVIFRRSLYSAVAARSIAQRVGIAEQEEAFLAGLLQDLGVIALVQTLQGDYVKLLSQVGDRHAELAKLEEREMDLDHTMVGEALGKKWRLPDVLVKPIRWHEDPRRAPSKLRPMVQAVSLGGIAADIYLHQENNSSVEQFFTALREHFDLGKQDGTELLEKIGEGTKEMANLFEIVTGPVRDTGEILAQANEVLLEVSLQSQHDVEQLAVQNKQLHEKATRDALTGAANRGYFNEFLCQQFEQATRQTQPVSLILLDGDRFKSVNDTHGHLAGDKVLMALARTLQNNAPEHALVARYGGEEFTVILPNTTRSEAAQIAEKLRIAIENTDIDAGENLTLHITASMGVACYDGVRFFKRPEQLIKAADQAVYAAKSSGRNCVRVFAPKVAAKA; this is encoded by the coding sequence ATGAATCAGCAGCTTCTCGATAAAGTGCTCAACTGTCCGCGCCTTCCGAGTCTTCCCGCCATCGCGATGGAAGTCATCGAGTTGTGCCGCAACGACGACATCAACATCAAGCAGATTGCCAAGACGATCTCCAACGATCCGGCCCTGTCCACGAAAATCCTCAAGACCGTCAACAGCAGCTACTACGGCCTCTCGCAGCCGGTCAGCACGATCAGTCACGCGCTGGTGATCCTCGGCCTCAACGCGGTCAAGACGTTGGCGCTGAGCTTCAGTCTGGTGAGCACGGTCAAGCAGTCCGGCGGCGGCGAGTTCGATCCGAACGTCATCTTCCGCCGCAGTCTTTACTCCGCCGTCGCCGCGCGTTCGATCGCGCAGCGCGTCGGAATCGCCGAGCAGGAGGAGGCCTTCCTCGCCGGTCTGCTTCAGGACCTGGGCGTCATCGCGCTGGTGCAGACGCTTCAGGGCGATTACGTGAAGCTGCTCTCGCAGGTCGGCGATCGGCACGCGGAGCTCGCCAAGCTCGAAGAGCGCGAGATGGATCTGGATCACACGATGGTCGGCGAAGCGCTGGGCAAGAAATGGCGGCTGCCCGATGTGCTCGTCAAGCCCATCCGCTGGCACGAAGACCCGCGTCGCGCCCCGTCCAAGCTCCGCCCGATGGTGCAGGCCGTGTCGCTCGGCGGCATCGCGGCGGATATCTATCTCCATCAGGAAAACAACTCCTCCGTCGAGCAGTTCTTCACCGCGCTCCGCGAGCATTTCGATCTGGGCAAACAGGACGGAACGGAACTGCTCGAAAAGATCGGCGAAGGCACGAAGGAGATGGCCAATCTCTTTGAGATCGTGACCGGGCCGGTGCGCGACACGGGCGAGATTCTCGCGCAGGCCAACGAGGTGCTCCTGGAAGTGTCGCTCCAATCGCAGCATGACGTGGAGCAGTTGGCGGTGCAGAACAAGCAGCTTCACGAGAAGGCGACGCGCGACGCTTTGACCGGGGCGGCCAATCGCGGCTACTTCAACGAATTCCTCTGCCAGCAGTTCGAGCAGGCCACGCGACAGACCCAACCCGTCTCGCTGATCCTCCTCGATGGCGACCGGTTCAAGTCCGTCAACGACACGCACGGCCACCTCGCCGGCGACAAGGTGCTCATGGCCCTCGCCCGCACCCTACAGAACAACGCCCCCGAGCACGCCCTGGTCGCACGCTACGGCGGCGAGGAGTTCACCGTCATCCTGCCCAACACGACGCGCTCCGAAGCGGCGCAGATCGCCGAGAAGCTCCGCATCGCCATCGAGAACACCGACATCGACGCCGGCGAAAACCTCACGCTGCACATCACCGCCTCGATGGGCGTGGCGTGCTACGACGGCGTGCGCTTCTTCAAGCGGCCCGAGCAACTGATCAAAGCGGCGGACCAGGCGGTCTACGCGGCCAAGTCCAGCGGGCGCAACTGCGTCCGTGTCTTCGCCCCCAAGGTCGCCGCCAAGGCCTGA
- a CDS encoding PEP-CTERM sorting domain-containing protein has translation MRIADRGHFHIVLTGEAMRQLQFHVILLLTACAMLAIGSVARAGTVTTEAVADHYGKIDDASNVQGGNGDAETLLIKNATANSRKAWVRFDLTGVDIGMTHSATFRFRQADISTSYTGTFGIWGLNAGFTPSGGVLDVDWDEDALTWNNAPGNNTASKNNFAASATKIGTINFNTGTENTGFIYSIILPNLSDFYQSSNSSVTLMISVDTQSNQSPGFNIASSESTTDIGPELIVKLVPEPTTLSLAGLAACGLLVRRGRR, from the coding sequence ATGCGGATTGCGGATCGAGGCCATTTTCACATTGTTTTGACAGGAGAAGCCATGAGACAGCTCCAATTTCATGTCATTTTGCTGTTGACCGCTTGCGCGATGCTGGCGATCGGATCGGTCGCGCGGGCGGGGACGGTGACGACGGAGGCGGTCGCGGATCATTACGGCAAGATCGACGATGCGAGCAATGTGCAGGGCGGCAACGGGGACGCGGAGACGCTGCTGATCAAGAACGCCACGGCCAACAGCCGCAAGGCGTGGGTCCGGTTCGATCTGACCGGGGTGGACATCGGCATGACGCACAGCGCGACGTTCCGCTTCCGCCAGGCGGATATCTCCACCAGCTACACCGGGACGTTCGGCATCTGGGGTCTTAACGCCGGGTTCACGCCGTCCGGCGGCGTGCTGGATGTGGATTGGGATGAGGACGCGCTGACGTGGAACAACGCGCCGGGCAACAACACGGCAAGCAAGAACAACTTCGCCGCCAGCGCCACCAAGATCGGCACGATCAACTTCAACACCGGCACCGAGAACACCGGCTTCATCTACTCGATCATCCTCCCCAATCTGTCGGATTTCTATCAGTCGTCCAACAGTTCCGTCACGCTCATGATCAGCGTCGACACGCAGTCCAATCAGTCGCCGGGCTTCAACATCGCCTCGTCGGAAAGCACGACCGACATCGGACCGGAGCTGATCGTCAAGCTCGTGCCCGAGCCGACGACGTTGAGTTTGGCGGGTCTTGCGGCGTGCGGCCTGCTGGTCCGCCGCGGTCGGCGCTGA
- a CDS encoding TIM barrel protein, translated as MSPASRASEGLSRRHLLAGAAGAAAATFASSSNAAAAPAGRVVNGRIKQSLVHWCYAKAWEPEAMARVAVQLGCQSIELISPQHWPILKKYGLTCAIASCGTGFTKGFNNPKYQPQVIESTRTAIDAAADFGCKNVISFTGFREDIPDDVGMDNCVKGFKEIIGYAEKKGVNLCLEMLNSRVDITMKGHPGYQGDHTDYCIEIIRRVESPNMKLLFDIYHVQIMDGDVISRIRQYKDFIAHVHTAGNPGRKELDDTQEINYPPIMRALLEVGYTGYVGQEFIPTRDPLEGLREAVSLCDV; from the coding sequence ATGTCGCCCGCATCCCGCGCATCAGAGGGACTGTCCCGCCGCCATCTGCTCGCCGGTGCCGCCGGCGCCGCCGCCGCGACCTTCGCTTCATCGTCCAACGCCGCCGCCGCACCGGCCGGTCGCGTCGTCAACGGTCGCATCAAGCAGTCGCTCGTGCACTGGTGCTATGCCAAGGCGTGGGAGCCGGAGGCCATGGCGCGGGTCGCCGTGCAGCTTGGCTGTCAGAGCATCGAACTCATCAGCCCGCAGCACTGGCCCATCCTCAAAAAATACGGCCTGACCTGCGCGATCGCCTCCTGCGGCACCGGGTTCACCAAGGGCTTCAACAATCCCAAGTACCAACCGCAGGTCATTGAATCGACGCGCACCGCCATCGACGCCGCCGCAGACTTCGGCTGCAAAAACGTCATCAGCTTCACCGGCTTCCGCGAGGACATCCCCGACGACGTCGGCATGGACAACTGCGTCAAGGGCTTCAAGGAAATCATCGGCTACGCCGAGAAAAAAGGCGTCAACCTCTGCCTCGAAATGCTCAACAGCCGCGTCGATATCACCATGAAAGGCCACCCCGGCTATCAAGGGGACCACACCGACTACTGCATCGAAATCATCCGCCGCGTCGAGTCGCCGAACATGAAGCTGCTGTTCGACATCTACCATGTGCAGATCATGGACGGCGACGTCATCTCGCGCATCCGTCAGTACAAGGATTTCATCGCGCACGTTCACACCGCCGGTAACCCCGGCCGCAAGGAACTCGACGACACGCAGGAAATCAACTACCCGCCGATCATGCGGGCGCTCCTGGAAGTGGGCTACACCGGCTACGTCGGACAGGAATTCATCCCCACGCGCGATCCGCTCGAAGGCCTGCGCGAAGCGGTGTCGCTGTGTGATGTTTGA
- a CDS encoding amidohydrolase yields the protein MQTQTAWATQLDRIIDELQSKMIEVRRHLHMHPEPSGEESQTTRFLRDQFAGEDVSIRQGPGECGLIIDPDPPMPQPRIALRADIDALRIEEANPVKYRSLNAGIMHACGHDGHTAVVLGALLGLIAMHNRGALPWAVNWRGIFQPAEETCRGALAMVEAGAVTEVEAILAVHMDPSRAVGTIGVRAGVFTADCDELTIEIHGKGGHAARPHEALDPIAAAAQLINAIYASVPRAVDAHVPLVVTFGKIHGGASFNVIPDRVTLGGTVRSAGADARQRAIDQIQQAARGVAMTTGTRIEVTLVHGPPAVFNDPSLTGYVRLAAAAVIGEEQVQSIARPSMGGEDFANYLAHVPGSMFRLGCAPTAEGSPALHSPLFDLDERALAIGAKILARAVVQWAKGPPS from the coding sequence ATGCAGACTCAGACGGCCTGGGCCACGCAGCTTGATCGCATCATCGACGAGCTTCAGTCGAAGATGATCGAGGTGCGCCGCCATCTGCACATGCATCCGGAACCCAGCGGGGAGGAATCCCAGACGACGCGCTTCCTGCGCGATCAGTTCGCGGGCGAAGATGTTTCGATTCGCCAGGGCCCCGGTGAATGCGGGCTAATCATCGATCCGGATCCGCCGATGCCTCAGCCGCGCATCGCGCTGCGGGCGGACATCGACGCGCTGCGGATCGAGGAGGCCAACCCCGTCAAGTATCGCTCGCTCAATGCGGGGATCATGCACGCGTGCGGGCACGACGGGCACACGGCCGTGGTGCTCGGAGCGCTGCTCGGCCTCATCGCGATGCACAATCGCGGGGCGCTGCCGTGGGCGGTGAACTGGCGCGGGATTTTTCAGCCGGCGGAGGAGACGTGCCGGGGGGCGCTGGCGATGGTCGAAGCGGGGGCGGTGACGGAGGTCGAGGCGATTCTGGCGGTGCACATGGACCCGAGCCGCGCGGTGGGAACGATCGGCGTCCGCGCCGGCGTGTTCACCGCCGACTGTGATGAACTGACGATCGAGATTCACGGCAAGGGCGGTCACGCCGCCCGGCCGCACGAGGCGCTGGACCCGATCGCGGCGGCGGCGCAGCTCATCAACGCGATCTACGCCTCCGTGCCGCGCGCGGTCGATGCGCATGTCCCGCTGGTGGTGACGTTCGGAAAGATTCACGGCGGGGCATCGTTCAACGTCATCCCCGATCGCGTGACGCTCGGCGGCACGGTGCGCAGCGCCGGTGCCGACGCACGTCAGCGCGCGATCGATCAGATTCAGCAGGCGGCGCGCGGCGTGGCGATGACGACCGGCACGCGCATCGAGGTCACGCTGGTGCATGGTCCGCCCGCGGTGTTCAACGATCCGAGCTTGACCGGCTATGTACGATTGGCGGCGGCGGCGGTCATCGGCGAGGAGCAGGTGCAGTCGATCGCCCGGCCGAGCATGGGCGGGGAGGATTTCGCCAACTATCTGGCTCACGTGCCGGGGAGCATGTTTCGTTTGGGTTGCGCGCCGACGGCGGAGGGATCGCCGGCGCTGCATTCGCCGCTGTTCGATCTGGATGAGCGGGCGCTGGCGATCGGGGCGAAGATTCTCGCGCGGGCGGTCGTGCAATGGGCCAAGGGTCCGCCGTCTTAG
- a CDS encoding PEP-CTERM sorting domain-containing protein (PEP-CTERM proteins occur, often in large numbers, in the proteomes of bacteria that also encode an exosortase, a predicted intramembrane cysteine proteinase. The presence of a PEP-CTERM domain at a protein's C-terminus predicts cleavage within the sorting domain, followed by covalent anchoring to some some component of the (usually Gram-negative) cell surface. Many PEP-CTERM proteins exhibit an unusual sequence composition that includes large numbers of potential glycosylation sites. Expression of one such protein has been shown restore the ability of a bacterium to form floc, a type of biofilm.), with amino-acid sequence MKHPFGQRRAISPRCCGVATCAALTHHFGTPNLTHRNKRTPNRSPNVRRASAQVVASIGLVCGLIRSCTIGIGFVFHFFRFAIRADFASGWLRAVPIYLKGECSMFWSAMTRRVSFGKVTAVLAALVLSAAGNTTRAATIFSFSGPSSNGTVSGTAVFDIVDATHLQVKVTATSPGNGQGVAISGLNFSFSGLNVGSLTSVKGTAINFKTNTITPDSEFLKDALNSVGKWQANSGGSGQINTITLGNGQPYSMIIADGRTPNGNLKNFEPYIKGMATFFFDISNVSPTAAFSNVTFFFGTGPDTSGTAPEPPPTIVPVPEPASLGLLMAGAMGLVLRRRRAC; translated from the coding sequence ATGAAGCATCCGTTCGGACAGCGGCGGGCAATCTCTCCGCGATGTTGCGGCGTCGCCACCTGTGCAGCTTTGACACACCACTTTGGTACACCAAATCTGACTCACCGGAATAAACGGACCCCTAACAGGTCGCCGAACGTGCGGCGTGCGAGCGCGCAAGTTGTTGCATCTATTGGTTTAGTGTGCGGACTTATCAGATCGTGCACGATTGGCATCGGATTTGTTTTTCACTTCTTCAGGTTCGCCATACGCGCGGACTTCGCCAGCGGATGGCTGCGCGCGGTTCCAATCTACCTGAAAGGTGAGTGTTCCATGTTTTGGTCTGCGATGACACGGCGTGTTTCGTTCGGGAAAGTCACGGCTGTTCTGGCGGCGCTGGTGCTCAGTGCGGCGGGGAACACGACGCGTGCGGCCACGATCTTCAGCTTCAGCGGGCCCAGCTCCAACGGCACCGTCAGCGGCACCGCCGTGTTCGACATCGTTGACGCGACCCATCTTCAGGTCAAGGTCACCGCGACTTCGCCGGGCAACGGGCAGGGCGTGGCGATCAGCGGACTCAACTTCTCGTTCTCCGGTTTGAACGTCGGCAGTCTGACGTCCGTCAAAGGCACCGCCATCAACTTCAAGACCAACACCATCACGCCTGATTCCGAATTCCTCAAGGATGCGCTCAACTCGGTGGGCAAATGGCAGGCGAATTCCGGCGGGTCCGGCCAGATTAACACGATCACGCTCGGCAATGGCCAGCCGTACAGCATGATCATCGCCGACGGGCGCACGCCCAACGGAAACCTCAAGAACTTCGAGCCGTACATCAAGGGCATGGCCACGTTCTTCTTCGACATCTCCAACGTCTCTCCGACCGCGGCGTTCAGCAACGTGACGTTCTTCTTCGGCACCGGTCCCGACACGAGCGGCACCGCGCCCGAACCGCCGCCGACCATCGTTCCGGTTCCCGAGCCCGCGTCGCTGGGGCTGCTGATGGCGGGTGCGATGGGGCTGGTGCTCCGCCGCCGCCGGGCATGCTGA
- a CDS encoding insulinase family protein, whose product MQFRHTTLPNGLTIIGEVNDAAHTCAVGFFVKTGSRDEVKSVMGVSHFLEHMMFKGTERRTAADVNRDFDRIGANYNASTSQETTAYWAHVLPEYLPQAIDLLGDILRPSLRVEDFDMEKNVILEEIGMYDDRPFWVAYEKAMERYFGEHTLGFRILGTTDSIRALKRDQMMDYFNERYSPNNIVVSLAGKIDFDRCAEMIDKACGSWKPMKIARKYVAAKPTAAEELLHKKSANMHYVLGVSEAPSAQDEMRYAAAVLANVLGDNDGSRLYWDLIDPGLADEAEVAHHPFDRTGVFMYYISCPPGQAARVEGILEKALDEAAAKLKSDEIERAVSKIAMDLMLQNERPAGRMMGLGGQWIYLQRYESLEAELERIKAVDVDAVRALIEKYPFRPRTLVRLTPGD is encoded by the coding sequence ATGCAATTTCGACACACCACGCTCCCCAACGGCCTGACGATCATCGGAGAAGTCAATGACGCGGCGCACACCTGCGCGGTCGGGTTCTTCGTCAAGACCGGCTCGCGCGACGAGGTGAAATCCGTCATGGGCGTAAGCCATTTTCTCGAACACATGATGTTCAAGGGCACGGAGCGCCGCACCGCCGCGGACGTCAATCGCGACTTTGACCGTATCGGCGCCAACTACAACGCATCGACCAGCCAGGAGACGACGGCGTACTGGGCGCATGTGCTGCCCGAATATCTGCCGCAGGCGATCGATCTTTTGGGCGACATTCTCCGCCCGTCGCTGCGCGTCGAGGACTTTGACATGGAAAAGAACGTCATCCTCGAAGAGATCGGCATGTACGACGATCGGCCGTTCTGGGTAGCGTACGAGAAGGCGATGGAGCGCTACTTCGGGGAGCACACGCTGGGCTTCCGCATTCTGGGCACGACCGATTCGATCCGCGCTCTGAAGCGTGATCAGATGATGGACTACTTCAACGAGCGCTACAGCCCGAACAACATCGTGGTGTCGCTGGCCGGGAAGATCGACTTCGACCGATGCGCGGAGATGATCGACAAGGCGTGCGGCTCGTGGAAGCCAATGAAGATTGCGCGGAAATACGTCGCGGCGAAACCCACCGCGGCGGAGGAGCTATTGCATAAGAAGTCGGCGAACATGCACTACGTGCTGGGCGTGAGCGAAGCGCCGTCGGCGCAGGACGAGATGCGTTACGCGGCGGCGGTTCTGGCGAACGTGCTCGGCGACAACGACGGGAGCCGGCTCTACTGGGACCTGATCGACCCGGGACTCGCGGACGAGGCGGAGGTCGCGCATCATCCGTTCGACCGGACGGGGGTGTTCATGTACTACATCAGTTGTCCGCCGGGTCAGGCGGCGCGCGTCGAGGGGATTCTCGAAAAGGCGCTGGACGAAGCGGCGGCGAAGCTCAAGAGCGACGAAATCGAGCGGGCGGTGAGCAAGATCGCGATGGATCTGATGCTTCAGAACGAGCGGCCGGCGGGGCGCATGATGGGGCTCGGCGGGCAGTGGATCTATCTCCAGCGCTACGAATCGCTGGAGGCGGAATTGGAACGAATCAAAGCGGTCGACGTCGATGCGGTGCGGGCGCTGATCGAGAAGTATCCGTTCCGGCCACGCACGCTCGTTCGGCTCACGCCGGGCGATTAG